Below is a genomic region from bacterium.
GCGACAGACGCGGTCGAAGTATGGATGCGGCCCGATTTCTCGGTCGCGGGTACCCGCTGCACACGGTGCACACCGGTCTCGAAGCGAAGCGCGTCGTACGCGTCGGCACCCGCTATTTCAAGGGTAAGGTCGTCGATGATGCGCACCCGCCAGCCGTTCATCTCGGCATATTTCTGGTACATGTCCCGAAGCTCCTTGGCAAAGAGCGTCGCCTCGTCGCCTCCCGCCCCCGCGCGAAATTCGAGGATGATCGCGTGCGGCTTCGCCGCCTCTTCCCGGTCCTTGGCATTGATCTGCTCTATTTCGGTGAGTAATTCCCGCTGCCTCGCGGAGAGCCGCGCCGTATCTTCCTCCGCCATCTGTAAAAGCTCCGGGTCTCTCCCGGCCGCCTCAAGCGCGGACGATTTCTCGCGCTCCAGGCGCTCGTATGCCTCCGCAAGATAGGCGGTCTTGTGGTTGGCCTTGAATTCCGGCGAATAGTCCATATCCCGATAGTATCAGAAAAACCGGCATGGGAGCCGGCGG
It encodes:
- a CDS encoding PCRF domain-containing protein, with translation MDYSPEFKANHKTAYLAEAYERLEREKSSALEAAGRDPELLQMAEEDTARLSARQRELLTEIEQINAKDREEAAKPHAIILEFRAGAGGDEATLFAKELRDMYQKYAEMNGWRVRIIDDLTLEIAGADAYDALRFETGVHRVQRVPATEKSGRIHTSTASVAALPLRAHTKFEMNPSDLEMEFSRSGGAGGQNVNKVETAVRLIHKPTGIDVRSSSERSQKANREKAMEILYAKLENLAEEEEAKKHSAERKAQIGTADRSEKIRTYNFLQDRVTDHRLKESWHNLPKIMEGYLDPIVGALKTAASGGKTPAVEED